The Microbulbifer sp. YPW1 genome contains a region encoding:
- a CDS encoding YdcH family protein: MAIPSHALEADFPKYAQTIRHLREDDLEFRSTSDSYHKLDKEIRGLEERGVATDDNHFNQLKIRRAHMKDRLYQQIVRENGSA, encoded by the coding sequence ATGGCAATACCCTCCCACGCACTGGAAGCCGATTTCCCCAAATACGCCCAGACCATTCGGCACCTGCGCGAGGACGACCTCGAGTTCCGTTCCACCAGCGACAGTTACCACAAGCTGGATAAGGAAATACGAGGACTCGAAGAACGAGGGGTAGCCACCGATGACAATCACTTCAACCAGCTGAAGATACGCCGGGCGCACATGAAAGACCGCCTGTACCAACAGATCGTCCGCGAGAACGGCTCGGCCTGA
- a CDS encoding TonB-dependent siderophore receptor: MQSEQHIFARTLLATALIAAGSANADDKSNVVENVEVVGEQAESYLIDGADTATGLGLSIMDTPQSVSAIGSTQLDDFNMYNLNDALLAVPGIQVESVETDRTYYSSRGFDVTNFQVDGVGLPATYGNRNGQTDTSIYESIQVVRGANGLMSGAGNPSATVNMVRKRPTDDLQMSFSAIAGSWGSLRLESDVSGTLTDGLRGRLVMTKEDADSYLDYYATDKSVAYGALEKDLGESTLLTLGASYQSSLADSPMWGALPLVYSDGTATDYDVSASTSAKWAYWDNIEKEIFAELKHELANGWEVKGYYSTADIEGDSDLLYMYSLPDRETNEGLIGYASKYTLDEDRQVFDLRTSGTYSLLGRDHDLLFGYNWSEGSTTEVSLYDYTNGFPWIGDFTEWNGETPVRPVYTDGLTGSDFDYEQSAIFAATRFRVTDNLSLVGGARVVNWEAEGVGYGTSKLTEVDGKVLPYAGVVYRIDDSYSLYASHTETFRAQDDIAEDLTFIDPTEGVNDEVGVKGQFLDGKVIATLAYYQTQQNNVAEYAGQIPDPVNDQVMIDFYEGRDYDSDGFDLTLSGELIDGLNMEFSYAKVNIDNKAGNGLNRDFIPAQTVRLYASYRPPMLDRLKVGGGINWQDDISRIHAAGHTIKQDAYATLQLFANYKVTEQLSFSLNGENLTDEKYISSLYWDQGFYAAPRNFSASVNWRY, translated from the coding sequence ATGCAATCAGAACAGCACATTTTTGCGCGTACTCTGCTGGCAACTGCTCTTATCGCGGCGGGCAGCGCTAACGCCGACGACAAATCTAATGTAGTGGAAAATGTAGAAGTCGTGGGGGAACAGGCGGAGTCCTACCTGATTGACGGGGCAGACACCGCCACCGGCCTGGGCCTGTCGATCATGGATACGCCACAGTCCGTGTCCGCCATCGGCAGCACCCAGCTGGATGACTTCAATATGTACAACCTGAACGACGCGCTGCTGGCAGTGCCGGGCATTCAGGTTGAGAGCGTCGAAACCGACCGTACCTACTATTCCTCGCGCGGCTTCGATGTCACCAACTTCCAGGTTGACGGTGTGGGCCTGCCGGCTACCTACGGCAACCGCAACGGCCAGACCGATACTTCCATCTACGAGAGCATCCAGGTAGTGCGCGGGGCCAATGGCCTGATGAGTGGCGCCGGTAACCCGTCTGCCACCGTGAATATGGTGCGCAAGCGTCCCACCGACGATCTGCAGATGTCGTTCAGTGCCATTGCCGGCTCCTGGGGCAGCCTGCGTCTGGAGAGCGATGTATCCGGCACCCTGACCGACGGCCTGCGCGGCCGTCTGGTAATGACCAAGGAAGACGCTGATTCCTACCTGGACTACTACGCCACCGACAAATCTGTAGCCTACGGCGCGCTGGAAAAAGACCTGGGTGAGTCCACCCTGCTGACACTCGGCGCCAGCTACCAGAGCAGCCTCGCCGACAGTCCCATGTGGGGCGCGTTGCCGCTGGTGTACTCCGACGGTACTGCCACCGACTACGATGTGTCCGCGAGCACCTCGGCCAAGTGGGCCTATTGGGACAACATCGAGAAAGAAATTTTCGCCGAGCTCAAGCACGAACTAGCTAACGGCTGGGAAGTGAAGGGTTACTACAGCACCGCGGATATCGAAGGCGACAGCGACCTGCTGTACATGTACAGCCTGCCGGATCGCGAAACCAATGAAGGCCTGATCGGCTACGCCAGCAAGTACACCCTGGACGAGGATCGGCAAGTATTCGACCTGCGCACTTCCGGTACCTACAGCCTGCTCGGCCGCGATCACGACCTGCTGTTCGGCTACAACTGGTCGGAAGGTTCCACTACCGAAGTTTCCCTGTACGACTACACCAACGGTTTCCCGTGGATCGGTGACTTCACCGAGTGGAACGGCGAGACCCCGGTGCGCCCGGTGTATACCGACGGCCTCACCGGTAGCGACTTCGACTACGAGCAGAGCGCCATATTTGCCGCGACCCGCTTCCGCGTTACCGACAACCTGAGTCTGGTGGGGGGCGCACGCGTGGTGAACTGGGAAGCCGAGGGCGTGGGTTACGGCACCAGCAAGCTGACCGAGGTGGATGGCAAAGTGCTGCCCTACGCCGGCGTGGTGTACCGGATTGACGACAGCTACTCCCTGTACGCGAGCCACACCGAGACGTTCCGCGCCCAGGACGATATCGCGGAAGACCTGACCTTTATCGATCCCACCGAAGGTGTGAACGACGAAGTGGGTGTGAAGGGACAGTTCCTGGATGGCAAGGTGATTGCGACCCTGGCCTATTACCAGACCCAGCAAAACAATGTGGCGGAATACGCCGGACAGATCCCGGATCCGGTCAACGATCAGGTCATGATCGACTTTTACGAAGGGCGTGATTACGACAGCGACGGTTTCGACCTGACCTTGAGCGGTGAGCTGATTGACGGTCTGAACATGGAGTTCAGCTACGCCAAAGTGAACATCGACAACAAGGCGGGCAACGGCCTGAACCGCGACTTTATCCCGGCCCAGACCGTGCGCCTGTACGCCAGCTACCGTCCGCCGATGCTGGATCGGCTGAAAGTCGGTGGTGGTATCAACTGGCAGGACGATATTTCCCGGATACACGCTGCCGGCCACACCATCAAGCAGGATGCCTACGCCACCCTGCAACTGTTCGCCAACTACAAAGTGACCGAGCAGCTGAGCTTCTCCCTCAATGGGGAAAACCTCACCGACGAAAAGTACATCAGCAGCCTCTACTGGGATCAGGGCTTCTATGCCGCGCCGCGTAATTTCAGTGCGTCGGTCAACTGGCGTTACTGA
- a CDS encoding PepSY domain-containing protein has protein sequence MNKTLFKLHSWMALIAFVPLLLICVTGSILVFKHEIDSLLLADKVRVESGGRERLSLDTLEASLQSHFPDYEVVGWALFQDKERADLVYTMQRGTDEWTYALIDQYSGEPLRAPMGLTHHLTDWLLDFHYTLLMGDWGMLVTSVFSILLCLLGITGFILYRKFWKNFFTLRWNARMIVYFSDLHKMTGIIGAPVLLILGFTGAWWNITHFAHEMEEHAEGHEHYTMERRLYSDDLSLQALMDDTGNQLQNFETTYISFPWEPGRNLTFWGDVHTGNPLLSQYASNITYNAQSGEHMLSYDIRDASLGAKILDSYRRLHFGNFAGLVSKILWCVIGLSPLLLSFTGIYIWNQRRGKRRAAREKRRVKAAQLAGASA, from the coding sequence ATGAATAAGACCCTGTTCAAACTGCACAGCTGGATGGCCCTGATCGCCTTTGTACCGCTGCTTCTCATCTGCGTGACTGGCAGCATTCTGGTGTTCAAGCACGAAATCGATTCCCTGCTCCTGGCGGACAAGGTGCGGGTAGAGTCCGGCGGGCGCGAGCGTCTCAGCCTGGATACCCTGGAGGCATCCCTGCAGAGTCATTTTCCGGACTACGAAGTGGTGGGCTGGGCGCTGTTCCAGGACAAGGAGCGCGCGGACCTGGTGTATACCATGCAGCGCGGCACCGACGAGTGGACCTATGCCCTGATCGACCAGTACAGCGGCGAGCCCCTGCGCGCGCCCATGGGGCTGACCCATCACCTCACCGACTGGCTGCTGGACTTCCACTACACCCTGTTGATGGGGGACTGGGGCATGTTGGTAACCAGCGTGTTTTCGATTCTGTTGTGCCTGCTTGGCATCACCGGTTTTATTCTATACCGCAAATTCTGGAAGAACTTTTTCACCCTGCGCTGGAACGCGCGCATGATCGTGTACTTCTCCGATCTGCATAAAATGACCGGCATCATCGGTGCGCCGGTGCTGCTGATTCTCGGGTTTACCGGCGCCTGGTGGAACATCACCCACTTCGCCCATGAAATGGAAGAGCACGCCGAAGGCCACGAGCACTACACAATGGAACGGCGGCTGTACAGCGATGACCTCTCCCTGCAGGCGCTGATGGATGACACCGGCAACCAGCTGCAGAATTTTGAGACCACCTATATCTCCTTCCCGTGGGAGCCCGGCAGAAACCTCACTTTCTGGGGCGATGTGCATACCGGCAACCCGCTGCTCAGTCAGTACGCCAGTAACATTACCTACAACGCGCAGAGTGGCGAGCACATGCTCAGCTACGATATCCGCGACGCCTCACTGGGTGCCAAGATCCTCGACAGCTACCGCCGCCTGCACTTTGGCAACTTTGCCGGCCTGGTGAGCAAGATCCTGTGGTGTGTAATTGGTCTGTCACCGCTGCTGCTGTCCTTCACCGGTATCTATATCTGGAACCAGCGCCGCGGCAAACGCAGGGCGGCGCGCGAGAAGCGCCGGGTCAAGGCCGCGCAACTGGCCGGGGCCTCTGCCTGA
- the pelA gene encoding pectate lyase: MKFAQLSVRSLLLSALVFSVSGCNAEADPLDQLQPAKTMAEYRAMSEQLYKLDQAAVKAEAKAAGLDKPPKPKKAKRFGFDAQKAATDSDFFTTPEGRQIAENLLTFQTPSGGWSKRTDMGVPRPQGYQYGTEKSYVPTFDNLATSTQFWVMANACNSLGEARYCDSATRALKYILIAQYPNGGWPQTFPLRGKYHDYITYNDTAITSLLAIVAAAANDDARLKFVPQALREQAQDSLQRALEMVAATQVEVQGKPAIWGAQHDAETFAPSAARAFEPVALATSESADLVLFLMSLEQPPAHIQKSIDDAKDWFEKHRIDGLRYRRDGKLPSLVPEEDADPLWARFYDIDSDRPIFGDRDGKVYFDVDEVSEERRRGYAWYTEQPYKVIKQYRKWQE; the protein is encoded by the coding sequence ATGAAATTTGCCCAACTGTCGGTCCGCTCCCTGCTGCTCTCGGCCCTGGTGTTCAGCGTTTCCGGTTGCAACGCAGAGGCCGACCCGCTGGATCAATTACAGCCTGCCAAGACCATGGCCGAATACCGGGCCATGTCGGAACAGCTCTACAAGCTGGACCAGGCCGCAGTTAAGGCGGAAGCCAAGGCCGCGGGCCTGGACAAGCCTCCCAAGCCGAAAAAAGCCAAGCGCTTTGGTTTTGATGCGCAAAAGGCGGCCACCGATAGCGACTTTTTCACCACGCCGGAAGGGCGCCAGATCGCTGAAAACCTGCTGACTTTCCAGACGCCATCCGGCGGCTGGTCCAAGCGCACGGATATGGGGGTGCCGCGGCCGCAGGGCTACCAGTACGGCACCGAGAAAAGCTACGTGCCCACCTTCGACAATCTCGCCACCAGTACCCAGTTCTGGGTCATGGCCAATGCGTGTAACAGCCTCGGGGAAGCGCGCTACTGCGACTCCGCAACCCGCGCGCTCAAGTACATCCTGATTGCCCAGTACCCCAACGGCGGCTGGCCGCAGACCTTCCCCCTGCGGGGCAAGTATCACGACTACATCACCTACAACGACACCGCGATCACCAGCCTGCTGGCCATTGTCGCCGCCGCGGCCAATGACGATGCGCGCCTGAAGTTCGTGCCGCAGGCACTGCGCGAACAGGCGCAAGACAGCCTGCAGCGGGCACTGGAAATGGTGGCCGCCACCCAGGTTGAGGTGCAAGGCAAACCCGCTATCTGGGGCGCCCAGCACGATGCGGAAACCTTTGCCCCCAGTGCAGCGCGCGCTTTCGAACCGGTGGCACTGGCGACCAGTGAAAGTGCCGACCTGGTGCTGTTCCTGATGTCACTGGAGCAACCGCCGGCACATATCCAGAAGTCTATCGACGATGCCAAAGACTGGTTTGAGAAGCACCGCATCGACGGCCTGCGTTACCGTCGCGACGGCAAGCTGCCGTCACTGGTGCCGGAGGAAGATGCCGACCCGCTGTGGGCGCGCTTTTACGATATCGATAGCGATCGCCCGATTTTTGGCGACCGCGATGGCAAGGTGTATTTCGATGTGGATGAGGTATCGGAAGAGCGTCGCCGCGGTTACGCCTGGTACACGGAGCAGCCGTACAAGGTGATCAAGCAATACCGCAAGTGGCAGGAGTAA
- a CDS encoding cytochrome d ubiquinol oxidase subunit II, whose translation MSAISTSGDWLPVVFIGLMGLAVLAYAILDGYDLGVGILLPMGEQDEWQRDTMIASIGPFWDANETWLVLAVGLLLIAFPAAHSLILMHLYIPVAIMLIGLIMRGVAFDFRAKAAVDHKLAWDRTFKVGSLVTTLTQGYILGQYVMGFDQSLPALLFCGISALGVTAAYSYIGAAWLVLKTESSLQARAVGWTKTAGRASLVGVVAVCLINPLVNPGVFDRWFTFPLVMFVLLIPTLCFLGFVANDILLRRLPKEADRHCGVPFAIVVGIFTLCFSGLGFSFFPDIVPGQLSIWEAASARESLQFILVGAVVVVPMILMYTAFSYRVFRGKATDLHYH comes from the coding sequence ATGAGCGCAATTTCCACTAGTGGCGACTGGCTGCCGGTGGTGTTTATCGGGCTGATGGGGCTGGCGGTACTCGCCTACGCGATTCTCGATGGCTACGACCTGGGTGTGGGCATCCTGTTGCCCATGGGCGAGCAGGATGAGTGGCAGCGCGATACCATGATCGCGTCCATCGGCCCCTTCTGGGATGCCAATGAAACCTGGCTGGTACTGGCAGTCGGACTGTTACTGATTGCCTTTCCCGCGGCGCACAGCCTGATCCTGATGCACCTGTATATTCCAGTGGCGATCATGTTGATTGGTCTGATCATGCGCGGGGTCGCGTTCGACTTTCGCGCCAAGGCGGCGGTGGATCACAAGCTCGCGTGGGACCGCACCTTCAAGGTCGGCTCGCTGGTAACCACCCTCACCCAGGGCTATATACTCGGCCAGTACGTGATGGGGTTTGACCAGAGTCTGCCTGCCCTGCTGTTCTGTGGCATCAGCGCCCTCGGGGTCACCGCGGCCTACAGCTATATCGGTGCCGCCTGGCTGGTGCTGAAAACCGAATCCTCGCTGCAGGCGCGGGCGGTGGGCTGGACCAAAACAGCCGGACGCGCTTCCCTGGTCGGCGTGGTGGCGGTATGCCTGATCAACCCGCTGGTCAACCCGGGAGTATTCGACCGCTGGTTTACCTTCCCGCTGGTGATGTTCGTGCTGCTGATTCCTACCCTGTGTTTTCTCGGCTTTGTGGCCAACGACATTCTGCTGCGACGTTTGCCCAAGGAAGCGGATCGTCACTGCGGTGTGCCATTCGCCATCGTGGTCGGAATTTTCACCCTGTGCTTCAGCGGGCTCGGCTTCAGCTTTTTCCCGGATATCGTGCCCGGTCAACTGTCCATCTGGGAGGCCGCCAGTGCGCGGGAATCGCTACAGTTTATTCTGGTCGGCGCCGTGGTGGTGGTGCCCATGATCCTGATGTACACGGCGTTCTCCTACCGGGTGTTCCGGGGCAAGGCCACCGACCTGCACTATCACTAA
- a CDS encoding cytochrome ubiquinol oxidase subunit I yields MLDTLMLSRIQFATNISFHILFPTITIALCWILFFFKLRFDLTGNPVWMRAYRFWVKIFALTFALGVVSGITMSFQFGTNWPGYMEKVGNIAGPLLGYEVLTAFFLEATFLGIMLFGIKRVPSKVHTFSALVVAIGTTLSAFWILALNSWMQTPAGYEIRDGVVHATDWLQVIFNPSFPYRLVHMLLASGLTAAFFVAGLSAYRILKGDEKQAPRLALKTGLILAAVLAPLQAFVGDLHGLNTFEHQPQKIAAMEGVWETERGAPLLLFAIPDEETRSNHLAVGIPKLASLILTHHSDGEIRGLNTFEGDHPPVKPLFFGFRIMVGMGLLMLAVAWAGCYLLRRPQIPRTFLKILVAMTFSGWVATLAGWYVTEVGRQPWLVTGILTTADAVTPVAPANVGLSLTLYLIVYVILMWAYIHTLKRMALKSVYVEEFETNEPAPDGSLTNLPESKIAGGTR; encoded by the coding sequence ACCATCACCATTGCCCTCTGCTGGATCCTGTTTTTTTTCAAACTGCGCTTCGACCTCACCGGTAACCCGGTGTGGATGCGCGCTTACCGGTTCTGGGTAAAGATTTTTGCATTGACGTTCGCGCTGGGCGTGGTGAGCGGTATCACCATGTCTTTCCAGTTCGGCACCAACTGGCCGGGCTATATGGAAAAGGTGGGCAATATTGCCGGGCCTCTGCTGGGTTACGAAGTACTCACGGCGTTTTTCCTGGAGGCGACTTTCCTCGGTATTATGCTGTTTGGTATCAAGCGCGTGCCGAGCAAGGTACACACTTTCTCCGCACTGGTAGTAGCCATCGGCACAACCCTCTCCGCGTTCTGGATTCTCGCGCTCAACTCATGGATGCAGACTCCGGCGGGCTATGAGATCCGCGATGGTGTGGTGCACGCAACGGACTGGCTGCAGGTCATTTTCAATCCCTCCTTCCCCTATCGCCTGGTGCATATGCTCCTGGCATCCGGGCTGACGGCTGCGTTTTTTGTTGCCGGCCTCTCCGCATACCGGATTTTGAAAGGGGATGAAAAACAGGCGCCGCGACTGGCGCTGAAAACCGGACTAATTCTGGCCGCGGTACTGGCACCCCTGCAGGCATTTGTGGGGGATCTGCACGGGCTCAATACCTTCGAGCACCAGCCGCAAAAAATCGCCGCCATGGAAGGGGTATGGGAAACCGAACGGGGCGCGCCGCTGCTGCTGTTTGCCATTCCCGATGAGGAAACCCGCAGTAATCATCTGGCCGTGGGCATTCCCAAGCTGGCGAGCCTGATCCTCACTCACCACAGCGATGGCGAGATTCGCGGCCTGAATACATTCGAGGGCGACCACCCGCCGGTCAAGCCGCTGTTTTTCGGCTTCCGCATTATGGTGGGTATGGGCTTGCTGATGCTGGCGGTTGCCTGGGCCGGCTGCTATCTGCTGCGCAGGCCGCAGATTCCGCGCACTTTTCTCAAGATCCTTGTGGCAATGACTTTTTCCGGCTGGGTGGCCACCCTGGCGGGCTGGTACGTAACTGAGGTCGGCCGCCAACCGTGGCTGGTAACCGGGATTCTCACTACCGCGGATGCGGTTACTCCGGTTGCGCCGGCCAATGTGGGGCTTTCCCTCACCCTCTACCTGATTGTCTACGTAATCCTGATGTGGGCGTATATCCACACCCTGAAACGCATGGCACTCAAATCGGTGTATGTGGAGGAGTTTGAAACCAACGAGCCCGCGCCAGATGGCAGCCTCACCAATCTGCCCGAATCCAAAATCGCCGGAGGTACCCGATGA